The segment CCCTCCTGTCCATCCTCAAGAAGGCGGAATTATACCGTCATTTCCTCCAGATGTCCTTTCAATACGACGCACAGATCGAAGCTTTGGGGGTGGGAGCCAAGAGCGCTTCGGGTCTTCTGATTGTGGCCGAGAGGCCGGAGGAGAGTTGATGGAGGGAAAGACCTGGGTGAAGTGGACGGTGACTTTCGAGCCTTCCCGTGATCAGGAGTTGATTTTATCCTGGTTGAGCGATCTCTCGCCCCGGGGACTGTGGGAGATTGACGAGCAGACGGTCGTGGCTTATTTTGACGAAGCACCGCGAAAAACCCAACTTCCCGATGGGGTGATTTCGTTGAAAAAAGAGATTGAACTGGACCGGTGCTGGGCGGAGACCTGGCGTTCGTTCTTCCGACCTATCCGGTTAGGCCGGCGGATCGTGGTCCGGCCTCCCTGGGAAAAATCCGTACCGGACACGGTTGATGTGGTGATTTATCCGGCCTATGCCTTCGGCACCGGTGACCATCCAACAACCGCTCTGTGCCTGACTCATCTCGAACGATATCTCAGGCCGGGTCTGGACGTGCTCGATATCGGCTCTGGTTCGGGCATCCTGGCCATCCTCGCTGCGAAGCTCCAGGCGGGAAAAATCGTGACCCTGGACAACGATCGGCTGGCCATCACTGAAATACGGCGCAACATGGCCCTGAATGAGCTCGGGAAAGAACGCATTGAATATCGTCTCACTGAGCTCGCCGACCTAACTGGTTCATTTGATCTGATTGTCGCCAATATCGGCCTTAAGTATCATCTCGATCAACTTCCGGCTATGTTTGAACGACTCAGGGATGGAGGCCGCTTGATCCTATCTGGTTTTGAAGTCGAGGACACCGCCCGGCTGGCCGAGAAAGCCCGGACGATTGGATTGACCGAGGAAGCGAGGCAAATCGCTACAGGCTGGAGCTCTTTGGTGTATAATAAGAAGGGATCGGGCTCATGAGGTTGACGGGGCCGATAGCCGGGCAGGTTGAGCCGTGTTTCATCGAATTAACTTGGAAGGAGAGACGTCTTTTGTGAGAATCGCTTTTGTATTTTCCAAGAAGAACCAGGGATTCATGAGTTTGACCCGTCAGGTAATGGGCCAGTTCGAGAAATCCGGCCACACGGTAAAAGAGGTCATTGTGGAAGACCTGAACGCGCCGATCAGTTTCCGTCCCTTCGATCTGGTGTTCGTCGGCTCCACCGTGGAGAGCTTTTTCGGAGGCCGCATATCCAGGGAAATCGGCAATTTTCTGACCGGAAGCACGGGCCTGGAAGGAAAAAAAACGGTCGCTTATATCAAACCCAACCTTTTCGGAACCGATAAGGCCATGAGACGGCTCATGGCCCAAATGGAGGCAAGGGGAGCGTTCGTGGTGGATT is part of the Atribacteraceae bacterium genome and harbors:
- a CDS encoding 50S ribosomal protein L11 methyltransferase — encoded protein: MEGKTWVKWTVTFEPSRDQELILSWLSDLSPRGLWEIDEQTVVAYFDEAPRKTQLPDGVISLKKEIELDRCWAETWRSFFRPIRLGRRIVVRPPWEKSVPDTVDVVIYPAYAFGTGDHPTTALCLTHLERYLRPGLDVLDIGSGSGILAILAAKLQAGKIVTLDNDRLAITEIRRNMALNELGKERIEYRLTELADLTGSFDLIVANIGLKYHLDQLPAMFERLRDGGRLILSGFEVEDTARLAEKARTIGLTEEARQIATGWSSLVYNKKGSGS